The Aquicella siphonis DNA segment TCACCGACTCCAATTCCTGTCTTCCGCCTTCATCAGCCTGGGACATGGCAGCAACGATGCGCAAAAAACCATGGGCATCATCGCCATTCTTCTCTATTCATCCAATCTTATAGGAGACCGCTTTTACGTTCCGTTCTGGGTTGTCATTTCCTGTAATTTTGTCATTGCGCTTGGAACCGTCTTCGGCGGATGGCGCATTGTCAAAACCATGGGTATGCGCATCACAAAACTGAAACCTGTCAGCGGGTTCTGTTCTGATACCGCAAGTGCTTTCACTCTTGCCCTCGCGACCATGATGGGTATTCCTGTTTCAACCACCCATACAGTGACAGGCGCCATCATTGGCGTCGGGTCCTTAAATGGATTTTCCGCCGTACGCTGGGGCGTGGCAAAAAACATAGTCTGGGCATGGATACTGACCATTCCTGCCGCCGGATGCGTTGCCGCGATTGTTTGGAGTATCATACAATTCATCACCGCCGATGCGACCATTGCGTTATATTCCAATCTTTTCTTATATAGTTAATGTTCCCTACTGTGTTCTTTTTTGCGTTGATGTTTTTTTCAGTTCGAACTGCCGGCCCATATCCATTGCCATTAATACGAGTGTGGGCAGCGTATTATTTCCAAAATGCGTCATGGTTGTCAGTGGACCCCAATGCTTGTCCAAGAGATTATTTTTGCGTAAATAACCCGCAAGATCAGCCAGCGGCCAGGGCGGATCGCTCAGGAGGAAATCGCGAAATACCTGACTGGCTCGCAGTTTATCACTTCTGGAAAATGCCAAGGAAAACAGTGACCCAATATACTGTCCTGCGTCAGACTTGAATTCAGGTCCCTCTTCTCTGGATTGATCATATGCCTCAAGCAGACACAAAAGATACGCGCGCAAATTACTCTCGCTGGCAAATGCAGGTTTAAATTGTACCAGTTTCGAGAGAATCTGATCCGCATCCTGTAATTGCACGCGCTTGAATTCCTCCAGATTTCGATATGACCGCCTCAAGTGAGGCAAATCAATTCCCATGACGATTCGAAATAATTCCGTTCTGCTAATGGCATTCATGAAAATTGGCCAGTGATGCCTGGGCAAGTATTCAACCAACAGATTGGATAAATCAAACGGTGATTTTTGGTTGGCAAGCAGATGATCCAGCAAGCGGGATGTTCCTTCCGCGCCATATGAGGCTGTGACCTGGTAGTGATCGCTTTTCAGTGACTCAAGAAATGCCGCCTTGTACCTGGCGGTGTTTTCATTCAACACAAGAGTATCATAATATTCACAGGCCTGCTGTGAGTGTTGGCGGATCATGCGTTCTTCATTGAGAGTCAAATGTTTTTTTAGAGGATAGGGTTTCTGCCGCAAGCGCGACAGCCGCGAAGCCTGACCTGAAAAAGCATGCGTTCCTGTCATCTGATAGCGGTTTTCAAGATATTGGAAACAGTGTTCCACCGCCAGCGGCGAATCATCCTCCCCCAGTATAAACTCATGCAGGCGCAAGGCGGACAAGTCACCCTGGCCAGGAAAGACGTGTTCGCTTGAGGTTAGTGTAGGCATCAGAATGTCATAGACCGGCTTGCTATCCATAACGGATAAGACCGTTGCCAGAATGACACATGATTGACTGACAGCGGTACGCGAAGACAGGGGGTAAACAAGATCCGTTTTATCAATTCTCTCCCAGCGCTGTTTCAGAAACTCATAAAACGCCCTCAACGCAGACGGACTGGAATTTTCTTCACAATTCTTGTATTCCACCAGCAGCCGGCGCAATTGATTGAACGTCAAGTCAGATTCCATTTTTTTAAGAATGGACAAGATGTCACTTGCCTGGGGCTCAGGATTTATAGCGCCGAAATGACCGAAGAGAACGTTGAGTTTCTCAGTCAGCTCTGCGACGACATCTCTCACAAGGCGCACCTGCATGGCTGCCTCCTCACCATCACAGTCAATTCACATCAATCTGTCTTCCATGCCATAAATGTACTATTGCGCTGCATGGGACTTTCCGCTGCGGCATTTTTTCAACAGCAGGACTGCCGCAGCGAAAACATGACCGGACATGAAGTGATGAGTGTTCGGCCGTTCAGTCTTAATAAACAGCCCGCGCTCGCGCCGTCTCAATGAGCGTTTCATC contains these protein-coding regions:
- a CDS encoding inorganic phosphate transporter, whose amino-acid sequence is MDSSLSLVIITIGLALFFDFLNGFHDAANSIAAMVSTRLLKPHWAVLWAAFFNFVAFLFFGVHVATTIGTGLIDPDVINLYVIFSALLGAIIWNIFTWYYGLPSSSSHALIGGLLGASIAHAGMQPLKWLGICKVLLAIVISPLLGMLMGMLLMVITARLFFYSTPSKVEGWFHRLQFLSSAFISLGHGSNDAQKTMGIIAILLYSSNLIGDRFYVPFWVVISCNFVIALGTVFGGWRIVKTMGMRITKLKPVSGFCSDTASAFTLALATMMGIPVSTTHTVTGAIIGVGSLNGFSAVRWGVAKNIVWAWILTIPAAGCVAAIVWSIIQFITADATIALYSNLFLYS